Genomic DNA from Elgaria multicarinata webbii isolate HBS135686 ecotype San Diego chromosome 2, rElgMul1.1.pri, whole genome shotgun sequence:
GTTGATGCCTGTGTGGTAGAGGGAATAGATGGTGCATGGAGGGGCTTGCTTTTGGACAGTGAATCCAAGCCAATGGTCTCTATAATTTTTGTACTGGGGGACAAACGAGTGTTTtccagtactttttttttttagtaactgCTTTGTGGAGGTCTTTATGGAATTAGGTTGTATAAAAGAGGCCAGCAAGTAGtagtctccctcctccctcccccaacccccctccCAGCAATGGCTAGTAATGCTTTTGACAAGTTACGAAAATGTTACTTGAAGAAAAATTTAGCTGTGGAGTCCCATTATATATTTAAGCCCCAACACACAAATGTCAGCTTCATATCTGAGTCACGTATGAGACAATGGCAAAAATGAGGACTTGAATTGCTGCAAGGGTATGAACTAGAGGGGGGGAAAGTAATGTGCTCTTTGGCTTTCCCACAGTTGAGATAACAGAAATCAAGACTAGTATGGAAGATTCTGATGGGGACCTTTCCAATCAGAGAGAAGCCATCCTGTCTGAATCATATCCTAATCAGATCACTACAAAGAATCTGTGAGTCTTCTCTTtctgtaaactttttttttcttcatttttctatTTATTACCAGTGAGGAGCACCTACAGCCCCACTTTAAAAAACCAGAACTCACATAATGTAGGTATATTTTTGGGCCTTTAGATTTTGCCTACATGTTTTATGTTAATGCCTGAAATGCAAAGCTATTAAATTAATATTTGGTTCTGTTCTTCCCATTCCCCTCAAATGTTTTTTTCTATAACTAGGGAAATTAATTGGATTGCTTTCCTAAACATTTGCCTAGGCGCCTGCTCACACAACATGACTTCCCCTtgctccctttccccctgcagcccacagcacccctaaatctgctctgaagggccAGCCTTCCAGAGCAGGTTTGGGCTGGGCCTGCAGTCGGCAGGAGGAAACTCTTCTGCCAGGAGTTCCCATTCTACTCAgcactggatccaaccctctgtttAGAAAGTGAATGTTTAAATATTCATGCAAGCTGTGTAAATGGCACACCAAAGTCCTGTGCAATGGGTACATAGATATCTGATCAAAATGTGCAAAGATTCTGTTTTCCAATTTTAAAAGGATTACTTGTAGAGGTTGTTAGGTCAAGGCTAGAGGTGACAAAAACTGAAATGGCAAGTACTGTTGATGCACTAGAAAACTGCTActccacacttatttatttatatatttgcgcTGATGATATGTCCAACCTCTTACTGCCAGGGTACAAGATCTGAGAACCTTGGTGGCTTTAACTGACCCAGAGGATGGAATACTGGTTCAAACTCCAGATGGTGAGTGGCTAGTAGATTTTTCCATGCCTGTTTACTGTCACCATAAAGTAGGATCTGGTACAGCTTCCATCCAGTACAATTTTTCCCTGTTAGGCTAGAGGCTAAGAAAATCAGTTTTATAGGACCACTGAACAGGCATAGCCACCTGAGTGGATGAAATGGCCTTTGGATTTGAGAGGTGGTGCATGATAAAACTGGGATGAGGCTCTCCCAACCATCTTAGTGTTTGGCCACACAAAGGTACCACAGAAATTCTGTGAATTTTGAGTCCTCAAATGCCTTGTCATTTTTGTAAGTCATTTTAGGGAAGTGTAAATACAAAAAATAGTTCATGCCATGTTTCAGAGTTGGACACAATGCTGCCAAGTAATAAAGACACCTCGTCAATGCAGATGGTTATAAAAAGAAACAATTGCAATACAAATGCAAAAGAAGGGACACATCTTTTACAAAAGGTGAGGCGTAAGGCCACTGACATCTACTAAAGAcggttttatttttcaaatgagaGGCAAAATCCTATGACTATTCAGGAGCAGGGGAGATTTACCACTACTAGATTTCAAATTGTATGTTACATATTTGGTTAATTTGTCAGTATTAATCTGTTCACAGTTCTTGGCAGAAGTGTACTGACAGCCTAAATACAATCTCTACAAAATTCTCACTTAAAATGAACTTATGTTCTGAAAATCTATGCCCAAACCTAGAAGTGTGGAAATTGCTCAGCTGACAGGTCTTCCAAAAGTGTTTTTTTACCTGATTGTGCTTTGCAGCAGAGGATGTGCTGGTGGATTTAATTAAACAAGGAATGACAAACTGGTCCATAAAATCTGCACTGTCTAGGACTacagttttattttgaaaaatgtaaaGAATATCACATTACAAGAAGGTGGATGAAATCATATAGCGGGCAGTACTTGGCACCTGGCAGTGTCAGAAtagtttataaaaacaaaaatgactgCAGAGCTGTTAATTGAGCATATGTCTGGGTTGGGACTTCCAtgctaattttctctctctcctttttgtgACTTGGAGTTTTCCGTTTTGAAGTCTCTTGATGTGAATGAAGGACCGGTTCTCATGTGAAAGTTCCCTTTCACAGCTGAATTTATttaattgttcttttttttattcTAGGCTttaaactccccagagagctgGAAAACATAATTGGCTGTAGTAGGGCCTAAGCCAAGTTAGCAAAACCAAGTAACTACCCCAAGATGGGAGACGAAGGTGCAGGTGAACCCTTTGTGGGTATAGTGGCTGGCGGGGCCACCGACTATGAGGGCGTTCTTCCCTCAGACACAATTTCTCTGAGTGATTCCGATTCCGATGACTTTGGGTTTCCAGGTGATGCTGAAGTCGATACAATATCTCCTGAGGAACCCCTTTCCTCAGATGATGTGGTCAGTGGATCAGGTGAAAGTGGCGACCCTCTGCGCAGCAACAGAAAATCACAGGTCCAGCCGTTCCACCTGAAAGGCATGAGCTCCAGCTTTTCACAACGCAGCCAGAGCATTTTTGACTGTCTGGAAGGGGCAGCCAAACAGGCAGTGCCCTCAATGGCTGAAGATAAGGTAATCGACGGAAGGTTTAAGCGCCCTCTGCCTCCTCCCAGCATTTCAAACAAGGTACCTGCAGAAAGCCTGGGAAGACAAAGTAGGCCGCCTCCATCACATAAAAGCTCCCCTGCAGTTCCTGACTATGTGGTACATCCAGAACGCTGGACCAAGTACAGCTTGGAAGATGTGTCAGAGTCTAGTGATAAGACCAACAGGTCAGTTGCCATGGAGTTCCTGGAGGGCTTGAAGAAGAGTAGGGGGGAACAAAGCGCCACCTGCCCTGAAGGCTATACCCCGTCTTTCAACCAAGATTCCTCCAGCTCTGGTTCTGGAAGGATTGTCTTCACCAAACCCACAAAGACAGGTTTAGATAGGTCGGAAAGGAAAAGGGCAGCTGCAAAGGAGGATGAAGAGGCCGAGCTTTTCGATGTAAACCAGGAGCTCAAAGGGAAATTTCCAAATAAGTCTGACACTCAGAATGAGAAGGAGAAGGTTGTACGAGACCCCTCAGAGAGTGGCGTAAAGGGATTGGAGGATGAGAAACAACTGAAACTGGAGGAGCTGGGTGTCCAAAGAGGTGTCGAGGCAGATTCTTCGGAGGCACATGAAGAGAGAACGGTGGTGACCGTGGGGTTCCATGGTAGCAAGAAAAGGAACAGGAAGCATTTCCGACCCAAAGTCAGCCATGATGAAGGGGAGGAAGAGTCCTAAAAGCTGGAGGAATTATTATCGTGTCTTCCCAAAGGTGTTTTCCTGAAAATCTTTTCTTCATTGTTTGCATGGGTTTTGCCaacttgcttgttttgttttgtgtactTGGAGCTGTGACTTAACATATCTAGCAACGTCCCACTTAATCCAtctttctgtgttttagaatcgaAACTAGATCTTTGTTAGTTAGTTTGAGGTGGTCTAGAAATGCCTACTGAGATTCTGCCTGTCAGAAAAGgtccatttttttctgttgtggaACAAATCATAAGACTGTACTCAGTTCAGATTTTATGAGCTGCTGCTTTGCTCACCCGTTTTTTGATGGGTGTCCTATCACTGAATATCCTAGAGAATCTACATAGACCCATCATTAACAAAATATGTGGTGTGGATGAGGTCCAAGATGTATTGGTGTATATATGCTTGATTGGcaccatgtaaaaaaaaaaaagtttaagctATACCTTTCCACAATGCCAGTGTAAATAAACACGCAGTAAAGGCAACATGAATGGTACTTAGCCAAATGCCATGTTATAAAGAAACAACAAGTCGTTAATGTCATAGAAGTGAGGCTTGGAGAAGTGTAGGGAAATGCATCTTAGAGCTAAAAGCACATTGCCAACAAGTCCAAGACTCGAATTCATTGGCTAATGAAAAATGGAGAAAGGCCTCAGCCCTGAATCAGCACAAACTCTTCCCTTTCAACAGTGACGCTTCCACCTGCCTATCCGAGAGTTGCTCCCTAAAGTACATTGATTTCATGTCAGCTTCACCAGATTTTGTTTGGAATTTAAGGGACTTAAGAAGATGGACTTTTAACAAATCTCCCATAAGATCCTTTTCATAGTTCTCTGTGTCAATAAAACTTTGAATTGCTACTTGCTTTGTTTCTGAATTTTTGTGTGTGACCctatttgcacataatgacaacccgtTGGTTTAAAAATGGATGAGTT
This window encodes:
- the TSSC4 gene encoding U5 small nuclear ribonucleoprotein TSSC4 → MGDEGAGEPFVGIVAGGATDYEGVLPSDTISLSDSDSDDFGFPGDAEVDTISPEEPLSSDDVVSGSGESGDPLRSNRKSQVQPFHLKGMSSSFSQRSQSIFDCLEGAAKQAVPSMAEDKVIDGRFKRPLPPPSISNKVPAESLGRQSRPPPSHKSSPAVPDYVVHPERWTKYSLEDVSESSDKTNRSVAMEFLEGLKKSRGEQSATCPEGYTPSFNQDSSSSGSGRIVFTKPTKTGLDRSERKRAAAKEDEEAELFDVNQELKGKFPNKSDTQNEKEKVVRDPSESGVKGLEDEKQLKLEELGVQRGVEADSSEAHEERTVVTVGFHGSKKRNRKHFRPKVSHDEGEEES